The Zalophus californianus isolate mZalCal1 chromosome 8, mZalCal1.pri.v2, whole genome shotgun sequence genome has a segment encoding these proteins:
- the LOC113937664 gene encoding LOW QUALITY PROTEIN: beta-ureidopropionase-like (The sequence of the model RefSeq protein was modified relative to this genomic sequence to represent the inferred CDS: inserted 2 bases in 1 codon; substituted 1 base at 1 genomic stop codon), translated as MAGPEWESLEQCLEKHLPPADLREVKRILYGKETRKXLPSRAFEAASEGDFELQGYAFEATEEQLRPPRTVRVGLVQNRIPLPADAPVAKQVTALHRRIESIVEVAAVCGVNIICFQEAWTMPFAFCTREKLPWTEFAESAEDGPTSRFCQKLAKKHNMVVVSPILEXDREHGDILWNTAVVISNSGAVLGKTRKNHIPRVGDFNESTYYMEGNLGHPVFQTQFGRIAVNICYGRHHPLNWLMYSINGAEIIFNPSATIGALSESLWPVEARNAAIANHCFTCAINRVGKEYFPNEFTSGDGKKAHQDFGYFYGSSYVAAPDSSRTPGLSRTQDGLLVAELDLNLCRQVNDIWNFKMTGRYEMYAQELTEAVKPNYSPNVVKE; from the exons ATGGCGGGGCCTGAATGGGAGTCGCTGGAGCAATGTTTGGAGAAGCATCTGCCACCCGCAGACTTGAGGGAGGTGAAACGCATTCTCTATGGCAAGGAAACCAGGAA CTTGCCCAGCAGGGCTTTTGAAGCCGCCTCCGAAGGGGACTTTGAGCTGCAGGGGTATGCCTTTGAGGCCACAGAGGAGCAGCTGAGACCTCCTCGGACCGTGCGTGTGGGACTTGTTCAGAACAGAATTCCCCTGCCTGCAGATGCCCCTGTGGCAAAACAGGTCACTGCCCTTCACAGACGCATAGAATCCATTGTAGAGGTGGCCGCTGTGTGCGGAGTGAACATCATCTGTTTCCAGGAAGCATGGACTATGCCCTTTGCCTTCTGTACAAGAGAGAAGCTTCCTTGGACGGAATTTGCTGAGTCAGCAGAGGACGGACCCACCAGCAGATTCTGTCAGAAGCTGGCAAAGAAGCACAACATGGTGGTGGTATCTCCTATCCtggaatgagacagagagcacgggGACATTCTGTGGAACACAGCCGTGGTGATCTCCAATTCCGGAGCAGTCCTGGGAAAGACCAGGAAAAACCACATCCCCAGAGTGGGCGACTTCAACGAGTCAACTTACTACATGGAAGGAAACCTCGGACACCCCGTGTTCCAGACTCAGTTCGGGAGGATTGCGGTGAACATCTGCTATGGGCGGCACCACCCTCTCAACTGGCTCATGTACAGCATCAATGGGGCTGAGATCATCTTCAACCCCTCAGCCACCATTGGAGCACTCAGTGAGTCCCTGTGGCCAGTTGAGGCCAGAAATGCAGCCATTGCAAATCACTGCTTCACCTGTGCCATCAACCGAGTGGGCAAGGAGTACTTCCCGAACGAGTTTACCTCTGGAGATGGGAAGAAAGCTCACCAGGACTTTGGCTACTTTTACGGCTCAAGCTACGTGGCAGCCCCGGATAGCAGCCGCACCCCCGGGCTCTCCCGCACCCAGGACGGGCTGCTGGTTGCTGAGCTCGACCTGAACCTCTGCCGGCAGGTGAATGACATCTGGAACTTCAAGATGACCGGCAGATATGAGATGTACGCTCAGGAGCTCACCGAAGCCGTCAAACCCAACTACAGCCCCAATGTCGTGAAAGAGTAG